One window from the genome of Acidobacteriota bacterium encodes:
- a CDS encoding ATP-binding protein yields the protein MFERSLSLPDAGQESFFLWGPRQTGKSTLLKRRYPEARRIDLLKADEFRRYAVHPELLRQEIEAEAPQPGRQVVIDEIQKVPALLDEVHWLIENRGLHFALCGSSARKVRRGAANLLGGRALRYYLHGLTAREIGNDFDLPRMLNHGYLPRMYEAGRPRRLLDAYIADYLREEIAAEGLVRNLPAFAGFLDAAALGDGAMVNCSTIARECGVSSNTVKGYFRILEDTLLGRSLPAWRKRPKRRTIGAPKFYFADVGVVNRLARRGELLPGSVGYGQAFENWVFHELSAFIDYREWDGDVAYWRLAGGTEVDFVLGDMHLAVEAKATSRVTRDHLKGLRSLVLDHPEVGRRVVACLEPRARRTEDGIDILPAEIFARRLWAGDFP from the coding sequence ATGTTCGAGCGAAGCCTGTCCCTTCCCGATGCGGGACAGGAGTCCTTCTTCTTGTGGGGACCGCGCCAGACCGGCAAGAGCACACTCCTGAAGCGGCGCTATCCCGAGGCTCGCCGCATCGACTTGCTCAAGGCCGACGAGTTCCGGCGCTATGCCGTCCATCCAGAGCTGCTGCGCCAGGAGATCGAGGCGGAAGCGCCCCAGCCCGGACGGCAGGTCGTCATCGATGAAATCCAGAAGGTCCCGGCGCTGCTCGACGAGGTGCACTGGCTCATAGAGAACCGCGGCCTGCACTTTGCGTTGTGCGGGTCGAGCGCGCGCAAGGTGAGGCGCGGCGCCGCCAATCTGCTCGGTGGGCGGGCGCTGCGCTACTACCTTCACGGCTTGACGGCGCGGGAGATCGGAAACGACTTCGACCTGCCGCGGATGCTCAACCACGGCTATCTGCCGCGGATGTACGAGGCCGGCCGGCCGCGTCGCTTGCTCGATGCCTACATCGCGGACTATCTCCGGGAGGAGATCGCCGCCGAGGGTCTCGTGCGGAACCTGCCGGCGTTCGCCGGCTTCCTGGATGCGGCGGCGCTCGGCGACGGCGCGATGGTCAACTGCTCGACCATCGCCCGCGAGTGCGGCGTTTCCAGCAACACGGTCAAGGGCTATTTCCGGATCCTGGAGGACACGCTGCTGGGGCGGAGCCTGCCGGCGTGGCGCAAACGTCCCAAGCGCCGCACCATCGGCGCGCCGAAGTTCTACTTCGCGGATGTCGGCGTGGTGAATCGCCTCGCGCGCCGGGGCGAGCTGCTGCCCGGCTCCGTGGGCTATGGCCAGGCATTCGAGAACTGGGTGTTCCACGAGCTCTCCGCCTTCATCGACTACCGGGAGTGGGACGGCGACGTTGCCTACTGGCGGCTGGCGGGCGGCACCGAGGTCGACTTCGTGCTCGGCGACATGCACCTCGCGGTCGAGGCGAAGGCCACGTCGCGGGTCACCCGGGATCACCTGAAGGGGCTGCGCAGCCTGGTGCTCGACCATCCGGAGGTCGGCCGGCGGGTCGTGGCCTGCCTGGAGCCCCGCGCCCGGCGCACCGAGGACGGCATCGATATCCTGCCGGCAGAGATCTTCGCGCGCAGGCTGTGGGCTGGCGATTTCCCGTAG
- a CDS encoding nitrite/sulfite reductase: MCDMTWKEALADRIPAALAAEIDTFERQIALRRQDKIDEKVFAETRLRRGVYGQRYDNGQRNDGTGPKTLPYPSDGLTKGPETVWDAPGMQRIKIPMGRLTPDQMDTLADLAAEYSDGVCHVTTRQDIQLHFVHLDDTPDLMRRLAAVGITTREACGNTVRNVTACPLAGVCRDETFDVTPHAEACMRFLLGHPDAQDFGRKFKVAFSGCREHACGLVSMHDLGLIAVTRNENGVERHGFETYVGGGLGAVPHQARLFDEFLPVEELLPIAQAISRVFARLGEKRNRARARIKFLVAHLGLDEFRRLVLEERAALPDDPRWTAHLSGAPPEAEQPLRPAAAGGGAGSNGFAGWARTNVYRQRQTGYATVTVALPLGDLTAHQMRRLAALARQYVGGAVRATVEQNIVLRWVSEADLPALYRELSAVGLGGAGAGTLADITACPGTDTCKLGIASSRGLAAELTSRLSERAAAGAFDPAVEGLRIKTSGCFNSCGQHHIADLGFYGVSRNIGGYAVPHFQVVLGGKWLDNAGAYGLASGAVPSKRIPEVVERITGRFVAERREDESFQDYTRRIGKRALREMFADLAPVPSHDDDPSFYSDWGDPREFTLGDMGVGECAGEVVSLTEFDLAAAEARIFEAQSRLEEQAIAQADELAYGAMLLGARGLIKSEFIDIGDDADAIVREFRTRFFDTQVFFDKYAGGKFAMYLFRRHESGPRLAPDAVHHLIEEAQLFLEACHACQARLAARPAAGMPAAAEERA, from the coding sequence ATGTGTGACATGACCTGGAAGGAAGCACTCGCCGACCGTATTCCGGCCGCGCTGGCGGCCGAGATAGACACGTTCGAGCGCCAGATCGCTCTCCGGCGGCAGGACAAGATCGACGAGAAGGTGTTCGCCGAGACGCGCCTGCGCCGCGGCGTCTACGGGCAGCGCTACGACAACGGACAGCGCAACGACGGCACCGGCCCGAAGACGCTGCCGTATCCGTCGGACGGCCTCACCAAGGGACCGGAGACGGTCTGGGACGCGCCCGGGATGCAGCGGATCAAGATCCCGATGGGCCGGCTGACGCCCGACCAGATGGACACGCTGGCGGACCTCGCCGCGGAGTACAGCGACGGCGTCTGCCACGTGACGACGCGCCAGGACATCCAGCTCCACTTCGTCCATCTCGACGACACGCCGGACCTGATGCGCCGCCTCGCGGCGGTCGGCATCACGACCCGCGAGGCGTGCGGCAACACCGTCCGCAACGTCACCGCCTGCCCGCTGGCCGGGGTCTGCCGCGACGAGACCTTCGACGTCACCCCGCACGCGGAGGCGTGCATGCGCTTCCTGCTCGGGCACCCGGACGCACAGGACTTCGGGCGCAAGTTCAAGGTGGCGTTCTCGGGCTGCCGCGAGCACGCCTGCGGGCTCGTCTCGATGCACGATCTGGGTCTGATCGCGGTCACCCGAAACGAGAACGGCGTCGAGCGGCACGGCTTCGAGACCTACGTCGGGGGAGGTCTCGGCGCGGTGCCGCACCAGGCCCGGCTGTTCGACGAGTTCCTGCCGGTCGAGGAGCTGTTGCCGATCGCGCAGGCCATCTCGCGCGTCTTCGCCCGGCTCGGCGAGAAGCGCAACCGGGCCCGCGCGCGCATCAAGTTCCTGGTGGCGCACCTGGGACTCGACGAGTTCAGGCGGCTCGTCCTCGAAGAGCGCGCCGCCCTGCCCGACGACCCGCGCTGGACCGCGCACCTCTCCGGCGCGCCGCCGGAAGCCGAGCAGCCGCTCCGGCCCGCCGCGGCGGGCGGCGGCGCCGGGTCGAACGGCTTCGCGGGGTGGGCGCGGACCAACGTCTACCGCCAGCGCCAGACCGGTTACGCGACGGTCACCGTCGCGCTGCCGCTCGGCGACCTGACCGCCCACCAGATGCGGCGTCTGGCCGCCCTCGCCAGACAGTACGTCGGCGGCGCGGTGCGGGCGACGGTCGAGCAGAACATCGTCCTGCGCTGGGTCAGCGAGGCCGACCTGCCCGCACTGTATCGCGAGCTGTCGGCCGTCGGGCTCGGCGGGGCAGGGGCCGGGACCCTCGCCGACATCACCGCCTGCCCCGGCACCGACACCTGCAAGCTCGGCATCGCCTCGTCGCGCGGACTGGCGGCCGAGCTCACGTCCCGGCTCTCCGAGCGGGCCGCCGCGGGCGCTTTCGACCCGGCCGTCGAAGGGCTGCGCATCAAGACGAGCGGCTGCTTCAACTCGTGCGGCCAGCATCACATCGCCGACCTCGGGTTCTACGGGGTCAGCCGCAACATCGGCGGCTATGCGGTGCCCCACTTCCAGGTGGTGCTCGGCGGCAAGTGGCTCGACAACGCCGGCGCGTACGGCCTCGCGTCCGGCGCCGTGCCGTCCAAGCGCATTCCCGAGGTCGTCGAGCGCATCACCGGACGGTTCGTCGCCGAACGCCGCGAGGACGAGTCGTTCCAGGACTACACGCGCCGCATCGGCAAGCGCGCCCTGCGCGAGATGTTCGCCGATCTGGCCCCCGTCCCGTCCCACGACGACGACCCGTCGTTCTACTCCGACTGGGGCGATCCGCGCGAGTTCACCCTCGGCGACATGGGTGTCGGCGAATGCGCGGGCGAGGTCGTGTCGCTGACCGAGTTCGACCTCGCCGCGGCCGAGGCGCGCATCTTCGAGGCGCAGTCGCGGCTGGAGGAGCAGGCCATCGCACAGGCCGACGAGCTGGCCTACGGCGCGATGCTGCTGGGCGCGCGGGGACTGATCAAGTCGGAGTTCATCGACATCGGCGACGATGCGGACGCCATCGTCCGCGAGTTCCGGACGCGGTTCTTCGATACGCAGGTCTTCTTCGACAAGTACGCGGGCGGCAAGTTCGCCATGTACCTGTTCCGCCGGCACGAGTCGGGCCCGCGGCTCGCCCCCGACGCCGTGCACCACCTGATCGAGGAGGCGCAGCTCTTCCTCGAAGCCTGCCACGCGTGCCAGGCGCGGCTCGCCGCGCGGCCGGCCGCCGGGATGCCGGCCGCCGCCGAGGAGCGGGCGTAA